The sequence ACACAGCATTTCAAATGGTAACTATGtgggttttgtttgtagtttgggcactgggtCTCTGAAGGCTTACAAGTGCCGATCTAGGCAAGGAACTCCAAGTGTACAATTCTCTTTGTGGTGCTTGTTGTAAaaggctaaggctacattcaggcgatgtatgcccaccgtaccgtagcacggcgggtatACATCGccactgcagagaggagcaggggataagcacagctcacccccgcccctatccataggcatatacaacacacggcgccgtatcatgtacaaacataggacatgtcctaggggctatggagcagtacggtgccgcatgtgtgctgcaccataccgctcccataCATTCcggtgagcccatagaagtgtatgggagacgtatatcagccgtatgtacgtcccccatacatgtgtgaatgtagcctaaagtagAGGGAAACTGTCCAGCTGTATCAGGCACCTGATTGCTTGACAAACTTTGTTTCCAGTAGAGTAAATCCTTTGATACAAGTCTATGCTGCAGGTGTAAGGAGACTATAGCTCAttaaaaggacatctgccaccaggatgaaggattgtaaagcaagcacactgacataatggtgtgtgccccgtgtggcaggatctgctctttaatcttttatgcccttgtttaagaaaaaaaaaaattctttaaaacatatgcaaaggagcctgagggTAAGGAgcttaaaaaaaagaacaaatccTGACAGAGGGCACAAACCAGTTTGCcagtgctttgtttacaatcctttatcctggtggttgcCAAACAAatatccctgcacacagcagaTATGTACAAGACGATAGACTGCAGCAATGGATGCAAGACAAGGCTAGATCACAAATATCTATTTCCTTGACAAATTATTTTTAACAAAAGAACCAAATGAGTAGGTTTTTTCATAAACTTTAATGTTGGACCAAACGAACAGTGATTTAGAACCGCAGCTTCTGGAAGAACCACTTGTTTTTGCCAGTCTTGTACCTGCAAAATAAAGAACAAAAATACTTAAATCTAGTAACATCATAAAAGGAAATAAAGAGAACTAATCCTAAAAAAGTTATCCATTTACAAAATGTTTTGACCCATGCGAGAGGTTCTTGTAGCTTAGAACACATGGTTTGCAGAAATAAGGGTGGATTTAGTGCAGTGTCAGTCTGGCCACACTGCCAGGGATGGGACCAGTGGATGATACACGGAGTTACATCCCCAGCAGTGTGGTCAGTCTGACACAGCACCTTTCATGTTCCCTAATCAAGGAATGATCACCGACAGCGATTCTGCCCTTTAGACCAGGAAAACcatgaaaaatagtttttttgagGACCCATGGACATCCAGCATGTCTATTTTGGGTAGATCTGTGTTTTACAAAATTGAAGTTTAGATTTTCTGCTTCAACAAATCAAAAATTGTTCTGGAAGCAACCGGCTGCTTTAGAGACTGATCAGCTCATTGTTTTTTACCGTATAGCGAAATGACCCTGTTGCCAAGGCTTGCTCCTGCCTGCATGTTTTTTTCGCTTGAATAAAGGACGTTACACTTTTCTATCAAGTGGGAGAGTGGCGTCACTTTTTTCTATGCTCTTAGAAACCCAACAGAACATTAGCCCAAGCTCAGTTGCCAACTAACAAGTTTGTTACGCATGCTGGAATCACATGACATGAGCATACATACAACTGTGGAACTGAACTCTGAATGTAGAACTGCTGAACTGAGATGCAGTCAGTTCTACAATCTATATTCAGAGTTTGTCTGAACAAAAGCAGAACAAAACAATGCACGGTATACACATTTTTTGCTTTGACCATGATATACCTACCTCTCCTCAAACTTTACTTTGGCCTCCCTCCTGGCTTTGCGCTTGAGAGCTGGGTCCCTGAAGACATCCTTGTTCACCACAGCCTTGTCAAGAGGGATGTCAACGGAGTATCTGCAACAAAGCAAATTTCACATTTAAAACTGGTACATGAGCTTTAAAGGCATTTGATGTGTTCATGTAGCAAGTCGCATGTTATCAGGGCATTTCAGAACTAAGCTGTGACAACTGCCAGAAATATTCTGCTTATAAAGGTGAAAGCGCATGGTTTTACAGAGATAAAATTCCTCATAAACCTCTTACAGGGGCAACATGACTATCCATCCCAACActgccatttaaaggggttttcccacaaagcttggcgatctccgtcagttccatagagatcaGCAGAACAGAACAGACTGCTCCATTAGTCTAAGGAGCACcgagacccccaatgatcagcaagttaggccctatccatgggatagggcctaacattccttcgtgggaaaacccctttattagAGAATCCTAAATATTTACTATCCCTCAGGGCGCAACAACCTGGAGAGGATCATATAGAGATACATAACAGGAAGATTTATACATCTGTGTACTGGATCCATTTTAGATTTTAACTTCCAGATACTTAAAATACTGACACTAATACCGATGAGTGAATCTTGCCTTTAACCAAGTACCAGCATTTAATCTCTACCAACAAAAATATAAGATTTCAGCAAGGAAAAAGAAATCCTCTATAGGAATGTGAATATTGATCCCCAcatcaaaaaaaaaacccctaaaaactctGCTGTTAAGTAAAAGCCAAATACACATTCTCCAGAATTAAGCAGTAGCTGTCCAGGATTGTGGTGTTAGAGTGGAAGTGATTGCCTCATACAGTCTGCAAGGGATAGCTCAGCCAAACACTATCCCTTACCAGTCACGTATGGCGGCTAATTCCAAGGTTTGACTACTGTCATCGCTTCTGCCTGACAGAAGCAAAGGCTTTAGGGCCAAAGAGCCACCAATTGAACCAGGGGAGACGAGTagctttatttaaatttttttttaactaaaggtTCACATAAGTTTGGCAGTGACCATTGGGCTATTTCCTGCAGATTTTAACTGTTTCAATGGGTTTAAAGTTACAGCATGAGATTCTACATCTCAATCTTTGCTGATCAATGGGACACACCCAATGGATCACAAGAACCAGGGTCAGATATACCCCCTTTATACCGCAAGATGACTGGAGTGGCCGGAGGCGGATGCACGGGCTGACCCGTTTATCTCtatggccggcggcacacgtggcatttcgtacccgtttttaagcagtccattaaaaactgcatgcgttttttgaaaacgcatccgtttttaaacagttccttaaaacggcccaaaaacgggttcaaaacgccacgtgtgccactggcctatggagctgacagattgTAGAGTACAACAATATCATCACTGAGACACCCAGCgattgctttgtgggaaaaccccttcaatgcATTTCACCTGTAAAAACCAAACTGCATCAACCACAGCTTCTGAATAACAGGTAAAAGGAAGTCAATGGTTGCCGTATGATATGCAGTATCACTTTTCTGCCGCAAACCCTACAGATCTGCTGCAAACTTGCAAGGAAGATTGCCAATCTGCAGTTCATCTCAAAGCACTGTTTTCCACATACTGTACAGAAAATCAGCTGTGAATGCCAACCTTGTCCATTAACCTACCTGAAAACGCAAGTGAACCATAAGGCACTGTACAAGACAAGGGGATGGAGTATGGAAGGTAGTAGGTTCAATAAACCTGTATACACAGCTGTTCACCCACTGGCACTCACCTGGTTGGCATGAGGTGGTTGTAGTTGTACACCTTCACAAATGACTTGATCTTGGATCGCTTGGCAAGCCTCTTCTTGCCCATAGTGGCAGTCACCTTACGTGGATAGCGGTCAATACCAGCGACCAGGGCGTGACTGTACTGACGATCTGAGGTGCCGTCATCAATGTTCTGCAAAAAGGAAACATTTTGCACCATGAGATGAAGTCAAGTAATTTAGACCTAAATACCCTTGAACTCCGCCGGAGACATACCTTTACAATGACAGCTTTGCGGCCGGCGTAGCGTCCTGCCAGAACAAGGACGACTTTCCCTGGTTTCATAAACTTGCCCATCTCTGCAGAAGAGAAGCTCATATTAATAAGAATAAGATTACACTGATAACAGGTTACAAAGCATCATCCATGCAGCACAGGGAAAGCAAATCTGAACCACCTGGGACAGACAGCAGGATTGCACAGAGAGCTGGTATCCGCACTGGCTTTATGCCACTAATTTCCTGATGTAGAGGGTCAGGGTTCAACCCCTGCATCGCAAGTGTAATACACAATAGCGGACCGTTGGGACACTAAGCCTGCAGCATGAGGTTACCATATATCCCTACAGCAAACCAATGGGATTTGCAAAACAATTGTGTATCTGCTTAGGTTGTGGGTTactactttgattttttttttgcaatgcacAGGAAAAAAATTGGTGGCAAATTGCCCCAAAACAACAGATCAGAGAAAACACGTTTTTGTTTAGTCCTTACTAGCTGAACAATCCATAAGACATGTAATCTGACAGGCAAGTCACTGTTATGCACCCAGACACTtagctttaataaatgttcccccTGACAACTTGCTGATGACCATTTAAATAAAACTTTCCCCCTGACAACCTGCTTATGCCCATGCTCTAGTGCTGGTCCTCCAAGGTGTCAGATGGAACACATGGGAGCAGACAGTACACAGTAGGGGCATAAGGAAACATGAGTAATACATGGTACTTTCTCCATAATCTAATATTTTAGGGGGGTCTGAGATGGCAGCACAGTAACTCACACACACTAATAGACTACACGCAGGGAGGCACAGGCCACCACACTGTGGCGGTAACGAAGGATACACCCCATGTACACAGCGCTGTAGGAGGGGGACACAAGGGGCAGTGCAAGGCCAGGAGCCCCGGCTGCACATAGCAGGATGGGAGGCTTCCCCACCACTGACACATATAAGGAGCCGGCCTGGGCCTGACACTACCCGGCCACTAGAGGGTAAAGCACGGGGCCCACATCCCAAATATCCGCCCGGTAACAGAGAGCGAGTGCTTCCCGGTGACACGCGGCGGCTACAGAGCGCTACAGCGAGGGGACACGGCGGATGGAGAAGGATTACACACAGAGCCCATCTACTCACTCGCTCCAGCTCAATGGCCGCCCTGAAAAGAAAGGAAGTAATTACGGCTCCGCTCACCTTTCACGACGCGGCGCTGGTGACGTACTTCCGCCCGGAGTGTCCGTGCGTTCTATACTGCGGGAGACTCTTCTCTATGGTGCAGGAGGACCGCTCTGCTTCTACCACTGAACTGTACAGTAGCCCAAATCCTCCAAATAGGGGAACAGCGCTCCAGAATGTATTCACACGTATTTTACATGTAAATTTATGACTACTTAATGACTGCTTGGAGtcagacattaaccccttaaggacggagggttttccggctcatttctcgctctccaacttcaaaaatccataactttttcatttttacgtgtacagacctgtgtgagggcttattttgtgcgtaacaaattttactttcccgtaatgttatttattttaacatgccgtgtactgcgaagctgaaaaaaaattccaaatgtggaaaaattgaaaaaaaaccgcacgtgcgtcacgttcttgtgggctcagtttttacgactttcactcttcgctccaaataacacgcctactttattctttggttcggtgcgatcgcggtgataccaaatttatataggttttattgtgttttaatacattttcaaaaattaaacgaatgtgtacaaaaaagaaaaaaaaatttttgccatcttctgacgctaataactttttcatactttggcgcacggaaatgtgtgaggggtcattttttgcgaaatgaggcaacgttttcattgctaccattttgaggtctgtgcgacattttgatcattttttatttcactttttatgttatgtaaaaaggtgtaaaagtcgcatttcggacatttgggcgccatttcccgcctcggaggtcaccgccggccgtaaccgtttttatattttgatagatcgggcattttgggacgcggcgatacctaatatgtctgtgatttttactgtttgttatgttttatatccgttctagggaaagggggtgatttgaacttttaatattttattaattttttttattttttaaacttttttttttcttttttttttcactattttttagaccatctagggtacaataaccctagatgatcagatcgctcctaccatatactgcaatactacagtattgcaatatatggcgtttttgcaggtcttacattacaatgagccactggctcattgtaatgaacctgcataaaccatgtagcctcgtgtcaagagaagacccgaggctaccatggtaaccgatcgccgccccccgatgacgttcgggggcgtggcgatcgaaaaaaagatggcggcgcccgcgcgccgccgtcttttaaacgccgcccgcgactttgcgggcggcgtttagagggttaatagccgcgatcggtgcaagcaccgaccgcggttattagcggtgggggttttgtgcaaaatgcaaaaacccccacctctgtatgaagaggactcagcccgtgagccctcttcatacttcccttatacctcgttaaggggttaatggacatTTACCATTAGTCTGACTGATAGTCTGACTGATACCATtagtctgaccccccccccccctcccacttgcgttttggatgcgtttaaaaacgctacAAAAACACCATGTGGGAAGGCGTTACTTGAGTGCCTTTATGTGCGCCAGAACTGTCAAAGGCCCACCGGCTCCTGCCCCAAGATCTCACACCACGCACTCTCCGAGCCCCGGCTCCCTGTCGTCACGCCTgtaaggatatattcacataggactacacaatgaccttgacatttaggaaattgtgtgttcttTAAGGCGGTGGGGACACCTTCACTAGCAGTCCGTTCATCCGCAGtccgcatgcgtttccctggaaacgcatagaGATCGGCCGAGgcccaccccctgtgcgctagggACGCGTTATGAGCGTactgctagcggaacgtgtgaccgcggcctaatttTGATTTTCAGTCTACCTTGATAATTTTGTCAaactaaagggattgtcccatcgcagccctatccacagaatagtgcCTATATTTACCGATCAGCAAGATAGTTACtgccctgtggatagggcctaacctgctaCAATGAGacaaccctttaaatcttctggcaGTCACCAAGTAGATGCATACAAGAGCTCCCACAGTCTCAAATGAACACAATGATgtctggacaatttttttttttgctgcatgaAATACATATTCCCAACACAGATCCAGACATAGTACATGTAACTGGAACATGACTATATTTACTTTAAACCAGTGCCCACACATACACCTATGTTACATATACCTATCTTTGGACCCATGATATGGGAAATGCAGTGTAAACTTCGACCTCCTAAGAGGGGttgtttaaagaaaacctaccatgaggaatctaccaccagacgtagatgtgatggtagattcctcctgcctctgccctaatctgtaattgagGCCGAGGTCAGACGTACCGCTAGGGGTCCgtgtacgtgtgaccgcagccttaataatcctggaacccaacctaatttgttaatttacctattactaaaataaagtatttaactGCATAGGCTACTGGGTTATGGAATGgctttagctcccagtgcctgcccagactagtacatgccccagtagcctctgcagttaaagtttaattgtaaagttataatgattttaacaaATTATTATAAGTGATACcctctttaaaaacaaacagtatgatgcctactttgtgctgcttgtccttttctttccaaagttatggcattttctgttctgaaagtgtttgacaaacagAAAaaactttctcaccagaggtg comes from Engystomops pustulosus chromosome 6, aEngPut4.maternal, whole genome shotgun sequence and encodes:
- the RPL27 gene encoding large ribosomal subunit protein eL27, with protein sequence MGKFMKPGKVVLVLAGRYAGRKAVIVKNIDDGTSDRQYSHALVAGIDRYPRKVTATMGKKRLAKRSKIKSFVKVYNYNHLMPTRYSVDIPLDKAVVNKDVFRDPALKRKARREAKVKFEERYKTGKNKWFFQKLRF